AATCCTTAAAACAAATTGATATTGAGTTGGCAAAATATCCAGCCGACCAACGCCGATCCGCCATTATGGGCGCATTGCGTATTGCACAAACCGAAAAAGGCTGGCTTGCTCCTGAGACCATTGCCTTTGTCGCAGACTATATCGGCATCTCGCCTGCACAAGCCTACGAAGTCGCTACTTTCTACAATATGTACGACCTTGAGCCTGTCGGCAAATACAAACTGACCGTTTGTACCAACCTGCCCTGCGCCCTGCGCGGCGGTATGGCAACCGGCGAATACCTCAAACAAAAACTCGGTATCGGCTACGGCGAAACCACGCCCGACGGCAAATTTACCCTTGTCGAAGGCGAATGCATGGGCGCATGTGGCGATGCTCCGGTCATGCTGGTCAACAACCACAGCATGTGCAGCTTTATGACCGAAGAAGCGATTGACAAGAAACTTGCCGAACTGAAATAAAAGGCCGTCTGAAAACAACGGCTGCAACCGATACGAAAACGAACAGGCACACCAAAAATGGCTATTTACCAATCAGGCGTGATTTTTGACCAAGTGGATACCGCCAATCCCGATTGCTGGACATTGGACGAATACGTCAAACGTGGCGGTTATACCGCCCTGCGTAAAATCCTGTCCGAAAACATCTCGCAAACCGATGTGATTGACGAAGTCAAAACCTCCGGCTTGCGCGGTCGTGGCGGTGCGGGCTTTCCGACCGGTTTGAAATGGAGCTTTATGCCCCGTTCCTTCCCGGGCGAAAAATATGTAGTTTGCAATACCGACGAAGGCGAGCCCGGTACATTTAAAGACCGCGACATTATCATGTTCAATCCTCATGCCCTGATTGAAGGCATGATTATTGCCGGTTACGCCATGGGTGCGAAAGCCGGCTACAACTATATCCACGGTGAAATTTTCGAAGGCTACCAACGTTTTGAAGCTGCTTTGGAGCAGACGCGTGCCGCAGGCTTTTTGGGTAAAAATATTTTGGGTTCGGATTTTGAATTTGAACTCTTCGCCCACCACGGCTACGGCGCATATATTTGCGGCGAAGAAACCGCATTGCTCGAATCGTTGGAAGGCAAAAAAGGCCAGCCGCGCTTTAAGCCGCCATTCCCTGCTTCGTTCGGTCTGTACGGCAAACCGACTACCATCAACAATACCGAAACGTTCTCCTCCGTCCCCTTCATTATCCGTGACGGCGGACAGGCATTTGCCGATAAAGGCATTCCGAATGCAGGCGGTACTAAATTGTTCTGTATTTCCGGTCATGTCGAGCGTCCGGGCAACTATGAAGTGCCGTTGGGTACGCCGTTTGCCGAAGTCTTGAAAATGGCGGGCGGTATGCGCGGCGGTAAAAAACTCAAAGCCGTCATTCCCGGCGGTTCGTCTGCGCCAGTTTTGCCTGCCGATATTATGATGCAGACCAATATGGACTATGACTCGATTTCCAAAGCGGGCTCGATGTTGGGTTCCGGCGCGATTATCGTCATGGACGAAGACGTGTGCATGGTGAAAGCCCTTGAACGCCTGAGCTACTTCTACTACGACGAGTCTTGCGGCCAATGTACCCCTGCCGCGAAGGTACGGGCTGGCTTTACCGCATCGTCCACCGCATCGTGGAAGGCAAAGGTAAAATGGAAGATTTGGATTTGCTGGATTCTGTCGGCAACCAAATGGCAGGCCGCACCATCTGCGCCCTCGCCGATGCCGCCGTCTTCCCTGTCCGCAGCTTTACCAAGCATTTCCGTGATGAGTTTGTGCATTACATCGAACACGGCGGGCCGATGAAAGAGCATAAGTGGGGAGGGTGGTAATGGTGGAAGCTAAAATTTTTATTCTATACGGTGCAGCCAACAAAGGTAAGAGCACGACACTCAATACGTTTTTTAATCAGATTTGTTGGAAATTTTCTAAATTTCTAGTCTTTTTTGAAAGACATGGAAACGGCTTAGATTTTGTTGCAGTATTTGATCATGAAGGTCAGAGGATTGGTTTTTATTCATCTGGTGATAATGAATACGAGGTTAGGAGAAATTTATACAAACTTTATTCGCATAATTGTGATTTTATTTTTGGCACGTCAAGGACACGGGGTGGTAGTTGCGATGCAGTAGGATGTTATGCAGAGTTATTGCATGGCGATGTAAATATAATTAATTGGTGTGAAAAGTTTGAGCCTACAGATGAAGACAATGAGCGTGCTGTTAAAGAGTTATTTAAGTCATTTAAAAATATAATAAATGAGTTATAGTTTTAGTTGGTTTTATATTGGTTAAAAGCAAAATGCTAAAAATTTAACTTTGCCGTCATTCCCGCGTAGGCGGGAATCCATAGTGGAATTTACAGAACCCGATATTTGAAAAGCAGTTGCCGAAATTCAAAAATGGATTCTCGCCTGTGCGGGAATGACGGCAAGGTGGCAGTAAACGTTTTAAACAGTATTGATTGTCAATGAAACTCAAAAGGCCGTCTGAAGCCCATTTTTCAGACGATCTCCATAAAGAATTATTTATTAAATACCCGTAACTAGGAACGAACCATGTTACAAATCGAAATCGACGGCAAACAGGTATCTGTGGAGCAGGGCGCGACGGTGATTGAAGCCGCGCACAAGCTCGGTACTTATATCCCGCATTTCTGTTACCACAAAAAACTTTCCATCGCCGCCAACTGCCGTATGTGTTTGGTGGATGTGGAAAAAGCCCCCAAACCCTGCCCGCCTGTGCCACGCCGGTTACAGACGGCATGATTGTGCGTACGCATTCGGCAAAAGCCCGAGAGGCGCAAGAAGGCGTGATGGAGTTCCTGCTCATCAACCATCCGCTTGATTGTCCGACCTGCGACCAAGGCGGCGAATGCCAGTTGCAGGATTTGGCGATGGGCTACGGTAAAACCACCAGCCGTTATACCGAAGAAAAACGTTCCGTCGTCGGCAAGGACATGGGGCCTTTGGTTTCCGCCGAGGAAATGAGCCGTTGTATCCACTGTACCGTTGCGTGCGATTCACTGAAGAAATCGCCGGCGTGCAAGAAATCGCTATGGCCAACCGCGGCGAACATTCCGAGATCATGCCTTTTATCGGCAAAGCAGTGGAAACCGAATTGTCAGGCAACGTCATCGATTTGTGCCCCGTCGGTGCATTGACCAGCAAACCGTTCCGCTTCAATGCGCGTACTTGGGAATTGAACCGCCGCAAATCCGTTTCCGCCCATGACGCTTTGGGCAGCAACCTGATTGTACAAACCAAAGACCATACCGTCCGCCGCGTGCTGCCGTTGGAAAACGAAGCGATTAACGAATGTTGGCTGTCCGACCGCGACCGTTTTGCCTATGAAGGTCTGTATCACGAAAGCCGTCTGAAAAACCCGAAAATCAAACAGGGCGGCGAGTGGATGGACGTGGATTGGAAAACCGCGTTGGAATATGTCCGCAGCGCGATTGAATGTATCGCCAAAGACGGCAACCAAAACCAAGTCGGCGTTTGGGCCAATCCGATGAATACGGTTGAAGAGCTGTATCTGGCCAAAAAACTTGCCGACGGCTTGGGTGTTAAAAACTTTGCAACCCGTTTGCGCCAACAAGACAAACGTCTTTCAGACGGCCTTAAAAGTGCGCAATGGTTGGGACAAAGTATCGAATCTTTGGCTGACAACGATGCCGTATTGGTAGTCGGCGCGAACTTGCG
This region of Neisseria subflava genomic DNA includes:
- the nuoE gene encoding NADH-quinone oxidoreductase subunit NuoE; the encoded protein is MLSAESLKQIDIELAKYPADQRRSAIMGALRIAQTEKGWLAPETIAFVADYIGISPAQAYEVATFYNMYDLEPVGKYKLTVCTNLPCALRGGMATGEYLKQKLGIGYGETTPDGKFTLVEGECMGACGDAPVMLVNNHSMCSFMTEEAIDKKLAELK